One window from the genome of Glycine soja cultivar W05 chromosome 12, ASM419377v2, whole genome shotgun sequence encodes:
- the LOC114378717 gene encoding pentatricopeptide repeat-containing protein At3g24000, mitochondrial-like → MGEFKRHFDSFRTLWQSLSTIQSTFCDSDISAYVIDNKNLLRPSLNSKIGLHILDLIDCGSFELDLTLYNTLLKRCTQLGKLKEGKLVHFHMFNSKFKDDLVIQNFVLFMYARCGNLKDTQHVFNEKLQKDMVTWTSMISGYAQNERAKDTLVLFPRILSEGTKPN, encoded by the exons ATGGGGGAAT TTAAACGACATTTTGATAGCTTTCGAACACTTTGGCAATCTCTATCTACAATTCAGTCCACTTTTTGTGATTCAGATATTTCAGCATATGTTATAGACAACAAGAACCTTCTAAGGCCGAGTCTGAACTCCAAAATTGGTCTTCACATTCTGGACCTCATTGACTGTGGTTCGTTTGAACTAGACCTAACCCTGTACAACACATTGTTAAAGAGGTGCACCCAGTTGGGGAAGCTCAAAGAAGGAAAACTAGTGCACTTCCACATGTTCAATTCCAAATTCAAAGATGACCTTGTTATTCAGAACTTTGTTCTATTCATGTACGCTAGGTGTGGAAATTTGAAAGACACACAACACGTGTTCAACGAAAAGCTGCAAAAGGACATGGTTACTTGGACCTCCATGATCAGTGGCTATGCTCAAAATGAAAGGGCCAAGGACACGCTCGTGTTGTTTCCTCGAATACTTAGTGAGGGCACAAAGCCGAACTAG